In Macadamia integrifolia cultivar HAES 741 chromosome 13, SCU_Mint_v3, whole genome shotgun sequence, one DNA window encodes the following:
- the LOC122058870 gene encoding putative transcription factor bHLH107, giving the protein MAWINSRDAYSTDFPRFFDGFSQSYSQQSGMRTVMGRGGSSSLVLDSEKGELVKAPTRLGQKTIPEAKALAALKSHSEAERRRRERINAHLATLRKLVPCSEKTDKATLLAEVISNVKELKRNAIEASKGFVIPMDVDEVRVEAKYHEDDGSSSSSGHHPFCIQATLCCDYRPELLTDLRQTLEALHLKTMSAEISTLGCRVKNVLVLMTSSSIEGSTAENAEVRNFLATSVHQALRNVLDRASGASPELISPPGITTLPNKRRRLSHIDSLTSCS; this is encoded by the exons ATGGCCTGGATTAATTCACGCGATGCTTATTCTACTGATTTTCCAAGATTCTTTGATGGGTTCTCTCAGTCATATTCGCAGCAATCTGGGATGCGGACCGTGATGGGTCGAGGTGGGTCTTCTTCGTTGGTTCTGGATAGTGAGAAGGGGGAGCTCGTCAAGGCTCCAACGAGATTGGGGCAGAAGACTATTCCTGAAGCCAAAGCCCTTGCGGCCTTGAAAAGCCATAGCGAGGCCGAAAGAAGGCGTAGGGAGAGGATTAATGCCCATCTCGCTACTCTTCGGAAGCTTGTCCCCTGTTCAGAAAAG ACGGACAAGGCAACATTGCTAGCAGAGGTGATTAGTAATGTTAAGGAGTTGAAGAGAAATGCAATTGAAGCTAGTAAAGGTTTTGTGATCCCAATGGATGTGGATGAGGTGAGAGTTGAAGCTAAATATCATGAGGATGATgggtcatcatcatcttcaggACACCACCCTTTTTGTATCCAAGCAACTCTGTGTTGTGATTATCGTCCAGAGCTTCTCACTGATCTGAGACAAACACTTGAGGCACTCCATTTGAAGACTATGAGTGCAGAGATCTCAACCTTGGGATGCAGAGTGAAGAATGTCTTAGTATTAATGACTAGTAGCTCCATAGAAGGGAGTACTGCTGAGAATGCTGAAGTGAGAAACTTCCTTGCAACTTCTGTTCATCAGGCTCTGAGGAATGTCCTTGACAGGGCTTCCGGGGCCTCGCCGGAATTGATCTCACCACCAGGAATTACTACACTTCCAAACAAGCGGCGAAGGCTTTCACATATTGATTCTTTGACTTCATGTTCATGA